A genomic stretch from Bradyrhizobium quebecense includes:
- a CDS encoding ABC transporter ATP-binding protein, protein MPDTTSAVQHTGATPLLQTVGLTKRYGSFLANDKIDLDIRPQEIHALLGENGAGKSTLVKTIYGLIQPSEGEIRWQGRTIVLSGPSDARAHGIGMVFQHFSLFDNLTVAENVALGLDGKEPFKDMSARLEQVSRTYGLPLDPKREVWQLSVGERQRIEIVRALMQNPQFLILDEPTAVLTPQEADQLFIVLNRLKAEGRAILYISHKLDEVKRLCDTATILRGGRKVETCNPRAETAASLARMMVGGEIMEVKAAASRQITVPRLLVNDLSLTPDDPHGVRLEHISFELRGGEILGIAGVAGNGQDELFAALSGERLAKDPGTIVIDGHAAGHLSITKRRKLGAAFIPEERLGHGTAPRMRLSENALLTGHAIGNMVLHGFVNTAATLKTVDRTTETFDVRKAKRDPEAASLSGGNLQKFIVGREILRDPVVLIVNQPTWGVDAGAAAVIRQALLDLAAGGAAVLVTSQDLDELAEITDRIAVMFHGRLSAPVPTAEASRETLGLLMGGSSIEAPEAPHATRA, encoded by the coding sequence ATGCCAGACACGACATCTGCCGTGCAGCACACAGGTGCCACGCCGCTTCTGCAGACGGTCGGCTTGACCAAGCGCTACGGTTCGTTTCTCGCCAACGACAAGATCGATCTCGATATTCGGCCGCAAGAGATCCATGCGTTGCTCGGCGAGAACGGCGCCGGAAAATCCACCCTGGTCAAGACGATCTACGGCCTGATCCAGCCGAGCGAGGGCGAGATCCGCTGGCAGGGCAGGACGATCGTGCTGTCTGGGCCATCGGATGCGCGCGCACATGGAATCGGCATGGTGTTCCAGCATTTCTCGCTGTTCGACAATCTGACGGTCGCCGAGAATGTTGCGCTCGGCCTCGACGGCAAGGAGCCGTTCAAGGACATGTCGGCGCGTCTCGAGCAGGTGTCGCGTACATACGGACTTCCACTCGATCCGAAGCGGGAGGTCTGGCAGCTTTCGGTTGGCGAGCGGCAGCGTATCGAGATCGTGCGCGCGCTGATGCAGAATCCACAATTCCTGATCCTCGACGAGCCGACAGCCGTGCTGACACCTCAGGAGGCCGATCAGCTCTTCATCGTGCTCAATCGCCTCAAGGCCGAAGGCCGCGCGATTCTCTACATCAGCCACAAGCTGGACGAAGTGAAGCGGCTCTGCGACACCGCAACGATCCTGCGCGGCGGACGGAAGGTCGAGACCTGCAATCCCAGGGCTGAGACCGCGGCATCACTTGCGCGCATGATGGTCGGCGGCGAGATCATGGAAGTGAAGGCTGCGGCGAGCCGGCAGATCACCGTGCCTCGCCTGCTGGTCAACGATCTCAGCCTCACACCCGACGATCCACACGGCGTACGGCTCGAGCACATCTCGTTCGAGCTCCGGGGTGGTGAAATTCTAGGCATCGCGGGTGTCGCCGGTAACGGGCAGGACGAACTGTTCGCAGCCCTTTCCGGCGAGCGGCTGGCGAAAGACCCGGGCACGATCGTGATCGACGGACACGCGGCGGGGCACCTGTCGATCACCAAGCGCCGCAAGCTGGGTGCGGCCTTCATCCCGGAGGAAAGGCTCGGCCACGGCACGGCGCCGCGCATGCGGCTCTCGGAAAACGCCCTCCTGACCGGCCACGCCATCGGCAATATGGTGCTTCATGGCTTCGTGAACACGGCCGCAACCCTGAAGACCGTCGACCGCACGACCGAGACTTTCGACGTGCGCAAAGCCAAGCGCGACCCGGAGGCGGCGAGCCTGTCGGGCGGCAACCTGCAGAAATTCATCGTCGGCCGCGAAATCCTCCGCGATCCCGTCGTGCTGATCGTGAACCAGCCGACCTGGGGCGTCGACGCGGGTGCGGCCGCCGTGATCCGGCAGGCCCTGCTCGATCTTGCCGCAGGCGGCGCCGCGGTGCTGGTGACGAGCCAGGACCTCGACGAACTTGCCGAAATCACCGACCGCATCGCCGTGATGTTCCATGGCCGGCTGTCGGCCCCCGTGCCAACCGCCGAAGCCAGCCGCGAGACACTCGGCCTGCTGATGGGCGGCAGCAGCATCGAAGCTCCGGAGGCACCTCATGCAACTCGTGCTTGA
- a CDS encoding ABC transporter permease, with translation MQLVLEKRAERSATIALISPLIAIGLTIATLCIVFTLLGKNPIAALAVYFIDPLTDGYSLQEIAVKATPLVMIAIGLSLCYLANAWNIGAEGQFLIGAVAGSWLAVKSQGTDAGHWVLPAMLVLGAAAGALYALIPAICKVRFGASEILTSLMLVYVADLLLDYLVRGPWRDPQGFNFPTTAEFDPVATVPTLIEGGRLHLGSIIALFVVAAGAVLLGRTIKGFEIRVVGAAPRAARFGGFNANQLVLLTFAISGALAGLAGIIEVAGPVGHLQPGISPGYGFTAIIVAFLGRLNPIGILIAGLFLALTFIGGEQAQIAMKIPLDVTKVFQGILLFYVLACDSLILYRFRLISSSPKVQSGAH, from the coding sequence ATGCAACTCGTGCTTGAGAAGCGCGCCGAGCGCTCGGCCACGATCGCGCTCATCTCGCCGCTGATCGCAATCGGACTCACGATCGCCACCTTGTGCATCGTGTTCACATTGCTCGGCAAGAATCCGATTGCCGCGCTCGCCGTCTACTTCATCGATCCTCTGACCGACGGCTACTCCCTGCAGGAAATCGCGGTCAAAGCGACGCCGCTGGTCATGATCGCGATCGGCCTGTCGTTGTGCTATCTCGCCAACGCCTGGAATATCGGTGCCGAAGGCCAATTCCTGATCGGCGCGGTGGCCGGGAGTTGGCTCGCGGTGAAGAGCCAGGGCACCGATGCCGGCCACTGGGTGCTGCCGGCGATGCTCGTGCTCGGCGCGGCCGCGGGCGCGCTCTACGCACTGATTCCGGCGATCTGCAAGGTGCGGTTCGGCGCCAGCGAGATCCTGACCTCGCTGATGCTGGTCTATGTCGCCGACCTCCTGCTGGACTATCTCGTGCGCGGTCCCTGGCGTGATCCGCAAGGCTTCAACTTTCCGACCACGGCTGAGTTCGATCCGGTGGCGACCGTGCCGACGCTGATCGAAGGCGGCCGGCTGCATCTTGGCTCGATCATCGCACTGTTCGTGGTGGCCGCCGGCGCGGTGCTGCTCGGCAGGACCATCAAAGGCTTCGAGATCCGGGTCGTCGGCGCCGCGCCGCGGGCAGCGCGGTTCGGCGGGTTCAACGCCAATCAGTTGGTGCTGCTGACCTTTGCAATCTCCGGCGCGCTGGCCGGGCTCGCCGGCATCATCGAGGTGGCCGGCCCGGTCGGCCATCTGCAGCCCGGCATTTCGCCAGGTTATGGCTTCACTGCGATCATCGTCGCCTTCCTCGGGCGACTGAACCCGATTGGAATATTAATTGCAGGACTGTTCCTCGCATTGACCTTTATCGGCGGCGAGCAGGCCCAGATCGCGATGAAAATCCCGTTGGACGTCACCAAGGTGTTCCAGGGCATCCTGCTGTTCTACGTGCTCGCCTGCGATTCCCTGATCCTCTACCGCTTTCGGCTTATTTCGTCATCGCCAAAGGTGCAAAGTGGGGCTCATTGA